The proteins below come from a single Streptomyces tubercidicus genomic window:
- the pyk gene encoding pyruvate kinase, with amino-acid sequence MRRAKIVCTLGPATDSYEQIKALVDAGMDIARFNLSHGTYADHEARFDRVRKASEESHRSVGILADLQGPKIRLGRFREGPVLLERDDEFTITVEPAVEGDRHLCGTTYHGLATDVTTGERILVDDGKVTLEVTGVDGPHVHTKVIEGGMVSDHKGLNLPGVAVSVPALSEKDQDDLRWALRYGADIIALSFVRSGRDIEDVHRIMREENRFLPVIAKVEKPQAVDNINDIVAAFDGIMVARGDLGVEMPLETVPIVQKRAIKLAKRNAKPVIVATQMLDSMIDNSRPTRAEASDVANAVIDGTDAVMLSGETSVGKYPTETVKTMSRIVEAAEEDLLAKGLPPLTEANKPRTQGGAVARAAADMGDFLGAKLLVAFTQSGDTVRRLSRYRSPIPLLAFTPDPATRSQLNVSWGVETFLGPTVNSTDEMVAQVDEQLLRIGRCQKGDVVIITAGSPPGIPGSTNLVRVHHIGEDDTPK; translated from the coding sequence ATGCGCCGAGCAAAGATCGTCTGCACTCTGGGACCCGCCACCGACTCGTACGAGCAGATCAAAGCCCTCGTCGACGCCGGAATGGACATCGCCCGCTTCAACCTCAGCCACGGCACCTACGCCGACCACGAAGCGCGATTCGACCGGGTCCGCAAAGCATCCGAAGAAAGCCACCGCAGCGTCGGCATCCTCGCCGATCTTCAAGGCCCGAAGATCCGCCTCGGCCGATTCCGCGAAGGCCCCGTACTTCTCGAACGCGACGACGAGTTCACCATCACCGTCGAACCCGCCGTAGAAGGCGACCGCCACCTCTGCGGCACCACCTACCACGGCCTCGCCACCGACGTCACCACCGGCGAACGCATCCTCGTCGACGACGGCAAAGTCACCCTCGAAGTCACCGGCGTCGACGGACCCCACGTCCACACCAAGGTCATCGAAGGCGGCATGGTCTCCGACCACAAGGGCCTCAACCTCCCCGGCGTCGCCGTCTCCGTCCCCGCCCTCTCCGAAAAAGACCAGGACGACCTCCGCTGGGCCCTGCGCTACGGCGCCGACATCATCGCCCTCTCCTTCGTCCGCAGCGGCCGCGACATCGAAGACGTCCACCGCATCATGCGCGAGGAAAACCGCTTCCTGCCCGTCATCGCCAAGGTCGAAAAACCCCAGGCCGTCGACAACATCAACGACATCGTCGCCGCCTTCGACGGCATCATGGTCGCCCGCGGCGACCTCGGCGTCGAAATGCCCCTCGAAACCGTGCCGATCGTCCAGAAGCGCGCCATCAAACTCGCCAAGCGCAACGCCAAACCGGTCATCGTCGCCACCCAGATGCTCGACTCGATGATCGACAACTCCCGCCCCACCCGCGCCGAGGCCTCCGACGTCGCCAACGCCGTCATCGACGGCACCGACGCCGTCATGCTCTCCGGCGAAACCAGCGTCGGGAAATACCCCACCGAAACCGTCAAAACCATGAGCCGCATCGTCGAAGCCGCCGAGGAAGACCTCCTCGCCAAGGGCCTCCCGCCGCTCACCGAAGCCAACAAGCCCCGCACCCAGGGCGGCGCCGTCGCCCGCGCCGCCGCCGACATGGGCGACTTCCTCGGCGCCAAACTCCTCGTCGCCTTCACCCAGTCCGGCGACACCGTCCGCCGCCTCTCCCGCTACCGCTCGCCCATCCCGCTGCTGGCCTTCACCCCCGACCCGGCCACCCGCTCCCAGCTCAACGTCAGCTGGGGCGTGGAGACCTTCCTCGGCCCCACCGTCAACTCCACCGACGAGATGGTCGCCCAGGTCGACGAACAACTCCTCCGGATCGGCCGCTGCCAGAAGGGCGACGTCGTCATCATCACCGCCGGCTCCCCGCCCGGCATCCCCGGCTCCACCAACCTCGTCCGCGTCCACCACATCGGCGAGGACGACACCCCGAAGTAG
- a CDS encoding pyridoxal phosphate-dependent decarboxylase family protein gives MPVPPAGTALAGGTNGPRALRPLLDTVLDALTTGAEDRAGPLPPGGPETVARTVRDACHPLLPEHGSGPLTALRTLVHTLAAGAADPADPHCAAHLHCPPLAVAAAADLAAAALNPSLDSWDQAPAASALEALTSRALAALVYPQATDPDALITTGGTESNQLALLLAREAATPDTTATDPHRPARPLQIVCGANAHHSIHRAAWLLGLPEPLTLPTPDGILTPDTVHSCLASLAGRTGPLLLTATAGTTDTGAIDPLPALADLAEQHGARFHIDAAYGGALLFSDTHRTALNGLARAHTVALDLHKLGWQPVAAGLLAVPGPATLTPLAHQADYLNADDDTEAGLPDLLSRSLRTTRRPDILKIAVTLKALGRHGLGELVDRTLAAAQTLADLIEAHPRYELHSRPTLSTVLFRPTGADHTTLATIRRTLLTDGHAVLGRATTPTGLWLKATLLNPHTQPGDLTTLLKLVEGHTPR, from the coding sequence ATGCCCGTGCCCCCTGCCGGCACCGCCCTCGCAGGCGGCACCAACGGCCCCCGCGCACTCCGCCCCCTCCTCGACACCGTCCTCGACGCCCTCACCACCGGCGCCGAGGACCGCGCCGGCCCCCTGCCGCCCGGCGGCCCCGAAACCGTCGCCCGCACCGTACGCGACGCCTGCCACCCCCTGCTCCCCGAACACGGCAGCGGCCCGCTCACCGCCCTGCGCACCCTCGTCCACACCCTCGCCGCCGGCGCCGCCGACCCCGCCGACCCGCACTGCGCCGCCCACCTGCACTGCCCGCCGCTGGCCGTCGCCGCCGCCGCCGACCTCGCCGCCGCCGCCCTCAACCCCTCCCTCGACTCCTGGGACCAGGCCCCCGCAGCCTCCGCCCTCGAAGCCCTCACCAGCCGCGCCCTCGCCGCACTCGTCTACCCCCAGGCCACCGACCCCGACGCCCTGATCACCACCGGCGGCACCGAATCCAACCAGCTCGCCCTCCTCCTCGCCCGCGAAGCCGCCACCCCCGACACCACCGCCACCGACCCCCACCGCCCCGCCCGCCCCCTCCAGATCGTCTGCGGCGCCAACGCCCACCACAGCATCCACCGCGCCGCCTGGCTCCTCGGCCTCCCCGAACCCCTCACCCTCCCCACCCCCGACGGCATCCTCACCCCCGACACCGTCCACAGCTGCCTCGCCAGCCTCGCCGGACGCACCGGCCCCCTCCTCCTCACCGCCACCGCAGGCACCACCGACACCGGCGCCATCGACCCCCTCCCCGCCCTCGCCGACCTCGCCGAACAGCACGGCGCCCGCTTCCACATCGACGCCGCCTACGGCGGAGCCCTCCTCTTCAGCGACACCCACCGCACCGCCCTCAACGGCCTCGCCCGCGCCCACACCGTCGCCCTCGACCTGCACAAACTCGGCTGGCAACCCGTCGCCGCCGGACTCCTCGCCGTCCCCGGCCCCGCCACCCTCACCCCCCTCGCCCACCAAGCCGACTACCTCAACGCCGACGACGACACCGAAGCCGGCCTCCCCGACCTCCTCAGCCGCTCACTGCGCACCACCCGCCGCCCCGACATCCTCAAAATCGCCGTCACCCTCAAAGCCCTCGGCCGCCACGGCCTCGGCGAACTCGTCGACCGCACCCTCGCCGCCGCCCAGACCCTCGCCGACCTCATCGAGGCCCACCCCCGCTACGAACTCCACTCCCGCCCCACCCTCAGCACCGTCCTCTTCCGCCCCACCGGCGCCGACCACACCACCCTCGCCACCATCCGCCGCACCCTCCTCACCGACGGACACGCCGTCCTCGGCCGCGCCACCACCCCCACCGGGCTCTGGCTCAAAGCCACCCTCCTCAACCCCCACACCCAACCCGGAGACCTCACCACCCTCCTCAAACTCGTGGAAGGCCACACCCCCCGATGA
- a CDS encoding transcriptional regulator: MYDRSTREQTLALVAQGRSLNSVSKQTGISRFAIRSWQTRVEPLSRRTECPRCERVPRPPEAATAYAYLLGLYLGDGCLSKQPGRRGYALRIACADAWPGLIATCREAIKAVRPMNSVCNVQCQGCVMVTSYSHHWPCLFPQHGPGKKHERRIQLDAWQQQIVDDHPWEFLRGLMHSDGCRITNWTTRTVGGERKRYEYPRYFFTNRSVDIVRLYTDTLDKVGVEWKSGRQSRRAENISVARKASVALMDQHIGPKY; this comes from the coding sequence ATGTACGACCGCAGTACGCGCGAGCAGACCCTCGCCCTCGTCGCCCAGGGCCGCAGTCTCAACTCCGTGAGCAAGCAGACCGGAATATCCCGCTTCGCCATCCGCTCCTGGCAGACCAGGGTCGAGCCCCTCTCCCGCAGGACCGAATGCCCGCGATGCGAGCGGGTGCCACGCCCACCTGAGGCGGCCACGGCATACGCCTACTTACTCGGCCTCTATCTCGGGGACGGATGCCTCAGCAAACAGCCGGGGCGTCGCGGATACGCGCTCCGGATTGCCTGCGCGGACGCCTGGCCGGGGCTCATCGCGACCTGCCGGGAGGCGATCAAGGCGGTCCGGCCGATGAACAGCGTGTGCAATGTCCAGTGCCAGGGCTGCGTCATGGTGACGAGCTACAGCCACCACTGGCCGTGCCTCTTCCCCCAGCACGGACCGGGCAAGAAACACGAGCGGCGGATCCAACTCGACGCCTGGCAGCAGCAGATCGTGGACGACCATCCGTGGGAGTTCCTGCGCGGGCTGATGCACTCCGACGGCTGCCGGATCACCAACTGGACGACGCGCACGGTCGGCGGCGAGCGCAAGCGCTACGAATACCCCCGGTACTTCTTCACCAACAGGTCCGTCGACATCGTGCGGCTCTACACCGACACCCTCGACAAGGTCGGGGTGGAGTGGAAGTCCGGCCGGCAGTCCCGCAGGGCGGAGAACATCTCCGTCGCCCGCAAGGCATCCGTGGCCCTCATGGATCAACACATCGGGCCGAAGTACTGA
- a CDS encoding ABC transporter ATP-binding protein, with product MTTAPSLAPATDNDTVLRADGVTMRFGGLTAVRGVDLTVGAGEIVGLIGPNGAGKTTFFNCLTGLYVPTEGTVSYRGTRLSRKPHLVTQAGVARTFQNIRLFANMTVLENTLVGRHTRTKEGLWSALLRSPGFKKAERTSEERAMELLEFTGLAHKRDHLARNLPYGEQRKLEIARALASEPGLLLLDEPTAGMNPQETRATQDLVLAIRAQGIAVLVIEHDMRFIFNMCDRVAVLVQGQKLVEGTADVVQADERVIAAYLGTPVDDTPTPDNATAPAAAPDAAAASDAADETAPTGRPHQGQTGDTP from the coding sequence ATGACCACAGCACCCAGCCTCGCACCCGCCACCGACAACGACACCGTCCTGCGAGCCGACGGCGTCACCATGCGCTTCGGCGGACTCACCGCCGTACGCGGCGTCGACCTCACCGTCGGCGCCGGCGAAATCGTCGGCCTCATCGGCCCCAACGGCGCCGGCAAAACCACCTTCTTCAACTGCCTCACCGGCCTCTACGTGCCCACCGAAGGCACCGTCAGCTACCGAGGCACCCGCCTCTCCCGCAAACCCCACCTCGTCACCCAAGCCGGCGTCGCCCGCACCTTCCAGAACATCCGCCTCTTCGCCAACATGACCGTCCTCGAAAACACCCTCGTCGGACGACACACCCGCACCAAAGAAGGACTCTGGTCCGCGCTCCTCCGCAGCCCCGGCTTCAAAAAAGCCGAACGCACCAGCGAAGAACGCGCCATGGAACTCCTCGAATTCACCGGCCTCGCCCACAAACGCGACCACCTCGCCCGCAACCTCCCCTACGGCGAACAACGCAAGCTCGAAATCGCCCGCGCCCTCGCCAGCGAACCCGGACTGCTGCTCCTGGACGAACCCACCGCCGGCATGAACCCCCAGGAAACCCGCGCCACCCAAGACCTCGTCCTCGCCATCCGCGCACAAGGCATCGCCGTCCTCGTCATCGAGCACGACATGCGCTTCATCTTCAACATGTGCGACCGCGTCGCCGTCCTCGTCCAAGGACAAAAGCTCGTCGAAGGCACCGCCGACGTCGTCCAAGCCGACGAACGCGTCATCGCCGCCTACCTGGGCACACCCGTCGACGACACCCCCACCCCGGACAACGCCACCGCCCCGGCAGCGGCACCCGACGCGGCAGCAGCATCCGACGCGGCAGACGAAACGGCCCCCACAGGCCGGCCGCACCAGGGACAGACCGGAGACACCCCATGA
- a CDS encoding ABC transporter ATP-binding protein, with protein sequence MTALLEVEDLRVAYGKIEAVKGISFAVEEGQAVTLIGTNGAGKTTTLRTLSGLLKPLAGKITFDGEPLNGVPAHKIVERGLAHSPEGRRLFPRLTIAENLKLGAFLRKDADGIEKDIQRVYDLFPILGERSKQASGTLSGGEQQMLAMGRALMSRPKLLMLDEPSMGLSPIMMQKIMETIRELRSQGTTILLVEQNAQAALSLADQGHVMEIGRIVHSGSGQALLHDESVRKAYLGED encoded by the coding sequence ATGACCGCACTACTCGAAGTCGAGGACCTCCGCGTCGCCTACGGCAAAATCGAAGCCGTCAAAGGCATCTCCTTCGCCGTCGAAGAAGGCCAGGCCGTCACCCTCATCGGCACCAACGGCGCCGGAAAAACCACCACCCTGCGCACCCTCTCCGGCCTCCTCAAGCCCCTCGCCGGAAAGATCACCTTCGACGGCGAACCCCTCAACGGCGTCCCCGCCCACAAAATCGTCGAACGCGGCCTCGCCCACTCCCCCGAAGGCCGCCGCCTCTTCCCCCGCCTCACCATCGCCGAAAACCTCAAGCTCGGCGCCTTCCTCCGCAAAGACGCCGACGGCATCGAAAAAGACATCCAGCGCGTCTACGACCTCTTCCCCATCCTCGGCGAACGCAGCAAACAAGCCTCCGGCACCCTCTCCGGCGGCGAACAGCAAATGCTCGCCATGGGCCGCGCCCTGATGTCCCGCCCCAAACTCCTCATGCTCGACGAACCCTCCATGGGCCTCTCCCCGATCATGATGCAGAAAATCATGGAGACCATCCGCGAACTCCGCTCCCAAGGCACCACCATCCTCCTCGTCGAACAGAACGCCCAGGCCGCGCTCTCCCTCGCCGACCAAGGACACGTCATGGAAATCGGCCGCATCGTCCACTCCGGCAGCGGCCAAGCCCTCCTCCACGACGAATCCGTCCGCAAGGCGTACCTCGGCGAAGACTGA
- a CDS encoding ANTAR domain-containing response regulator has translation MRSPVSAAEPEQPVADDDQSHVPPLTTRVVIAEDEALIRLDLKEMLEEEGYTVVGEAGDGQTAVELAREHRPDLVILDVKMPVLDGISAAEKIAEESIAPVLMLTAFSQRELVERARDAGAMAYLVKPFSKSDVVPAIEMAVSRFTELRTLEQEVADLTQRLETRKLVDRAKSILQTQYGLTEPAAFRWIQKTSMDRRLSMQQVAEAVIEDAEEKKQQKDK, from the coding sequence ATGAGGAGTCCCGTGAGCGCCGCCGAGCCCGAGCAGCCCGTCGCCGATGACGATCAGTCGCATGTCCCGCCGCTGACCACGCGGGTCGTGATCGCCGAGGACGAGGCCCTCATCCGTCTCGATCTCAAAGAGATGCTGGAGGAGGAGGGCTACACCGTCGTCGGCGAGGCCGGGGACGGGCAGACCGCCGTGGAGCTGGCCCGGGAGCACCGTCCCGATCTGGTGATCCTGGACGTGAAGATGCCGGTGCTGGACGGCATCTCGGCGGCCGAGAAGATCGCCGAGGAGAGCATCGCGCCGGTGCTGATGCTGACCGCGTTCTCGCAGCGTGAGCTGGTGGAGCGGGCGCGGGACGCGGGTGCGATGGCGTATCTGGTGAAGCCGTTCTCGAAGAGCGATGTGGTTCCGGCGATCGAGATGGCGGTGAGCCGGTTCACCGAGTTGCGGACGCTGGAGCAGGAGGTCGCGGATCTCACGCAGCGGCTGGAGACGCGGAAGCTGGTGGATCGGGCGAAGAGCATTCTGCAGACGCAGTACGGGCTGACGGAGCCGGCCGCGTTCCGGTGGATTCAGAAGACGTCGATGGACCGGCGGTTGTCGATGCAGCAGGTTGCCGAGGCGGTTATCGAGGACGCCGAGGAGAAGAAGCAGCAGAAGGACAAGTAG
- a CDS encoding SIMPL domain-containing protein yields MTHPTDATPATDTPLPYGTPDTPRLAVRGEARLEVDPEIARIAVTISARGTDRTTALTDLTHRNDAALTLIKTYGDAIEKLETGTFSLTPQLTEKGRHERIRAYHGRVTHTATLNDFTILGELTTRLADLDLTRVDGPWWALRPDSPAHRAARTQAVHEAVQRAREYAEALGARLDALLEIADLGAENTAPDQAPGMRGFAGYGRAAVQETAPALDLEPQRQAVYAHLNARFTMTRPVL; encoded by the coding sequence ATGACCCACCCCACCGACGCCACCCCCGCCACTGACACCCCCCTGCCCTACGGCACCCCCGACACCCCCCGCCTCGCCGTACGCGGCGAAGCCCGCCTCGAAGTCGACCCCGAAATCGCCCGCATCGCCGTCACCATCAGCGCCCGCGGCACCGACCGCACCACCGCCCTCACCGACCTCACCCACCGCAACGACGCCGCCCTCACCCTCATCAAGACCTACGGCGACGCCATCGAAAAACTCGAAACCGGCACCTTCAGCCTCACCCCCCAGCTCACCGAAAAAGGCCGCCACGAACGCATCCGCGCCTACCACGGACGCGTCACCCACACCGCCACCCTCAACGACTTCACCATCCTCGGCGAACTCACCACCCGCCTCGCCGACCTCGACCTCACCCGCGTCGACGGCCCCTGGTGGGCACTGCGCCCCGACTCACCCGCCCACCGCGCCGCCCGCACCCAAGCCGTCCACGAAGCCGTCCAGCGCGCCCGCGAATACGCCGAAGCCCTCGGCGCCCGCCTCGACGCCCTCCTCGAAATCGCCGACCTCGGCGCCGAGAACACCGCCCCCGACCAGGCCCCCGGCATGCGCGGCTTCGCCGGATACGGTCGCGCCGCCGTCCAGGAAACCGCCCCCGCCCTCGATCTCGAACCCCAGCGCCAAGCCGTCTACGCCCACCTCAACGCACGCTTCACCATGACCCGTCCCGTACTGTGA
- a CDS encoding branched-chain amino acid ABC transporter permease encodes MTTHTTTPARGLIPLPERTARLLTAAGALATAASTALAWTWSSDFPGDLTYYLSPAGLQLITLVGGALTLLFALAALGLRGLQWLTPAGRHAPTLLAALATFAATWFTLIAIAVQLGGLINLEPGGALAALTSLITLAGALALPPDQPTDTPHRTPWQRFTASLTASPLRRRTRELPSWAEILIIAAAFAAGLLAFTYGIDTDDGAPFVGYLLFMVLAIPALHRAGLIARLTALTHTHRGVALGAAFLSAACFPFTQDTDQYTIIGANILIFATVALGLNVVVGLAGLLDLGYVAFLGVGAYAAALVSGSPESAFGLHFPFWAALLTGAAASLVFGVLIGAPTLRLRGDYLAIVTLGFGEIFRIAMLNLNGTTGPDITNGAMGIPNIPNLEIFGFNFGEPHTILGIPIATYGNYYLLMILVTAFVVLVFRRAAASRIGRAWIAIREDETAAIAMGINSFRLRLLAFALGAALAGLAGTVHAHVVTTTTPEQFQFAGPQPPNSAFLLAAVILGGMGTLSGPLVGAALLFLIPAKLDFIQDYQLLLFGIALVLLMRYRPEGLIPDRRKQLEFRETGQLDVPDQRLPDADATLGATQAKA; translated from the coding sequence ATGACCACCCACACCACCACCCCGGCCCGCGGCCTGATCCCGCTGCCCGAACGCACCGCACGCCTCCTCACCGCCGCAGGCGCCCTGGCCACCGCCGCCAGCACCGCCCTCGCCTGGACCTGGAGCAGCGACTTCCCCGGCGACCTCACCTACTACCTCTCCCCCGCCGGACTCCAGCTCATCACCCTCGTCGGCGGCGCCCTCACCCTGCTGTTCGCCCTCGCCGCACTCGGCCTCCGCGGCCTGCAATGGCTCACCCCCGCAGGACGCCACGCCCCCACCCTCCTCGCCGCCCTCGCCACCTTCGCCGCCACCTGGTTCACCCTGATCGCCATCGCCGTCCAGCTCGGCGGACTGATCAACCTCGAACCCGGCGGCGCCCTCGCCGCCCTCACCTCCCTCATCACCCTGGCCGGCGCCCTCGCACTGCCGCCCGACCAGCCCACCGACACACCCCACCGCACCCCCTGGCAGCGCTTCACCGCGAGCCTCACGGCATCCCCCCTACGGCGCCGCACCCGTGAACTCCCCTCCTGGGCCGAGATCCTGATCATCGCCGCCGCCTTCGCCGCCGGACTCCTCGCCTTCACCTACGGCATCGACACCGACGACGGCGCCCCCTTCGTCGGCTACCTGCTCTTCATGGTGCTCGCCATCCCCGCCCTCCACCGGGCCGGACTCATCGCACGGCTCACCGCACTCACCCACACCCACCGCGGCGTCGCCCTCGGCGCGGCCTTCCTCTCCGCCGCCTGCTTCCCCTTCACCCAGGACACCGACCAATACACGATCATCGGGGCCAACATCCTGATCTTCGCCACCGTCGCCCTGGGCCTCAACGTCGTCGTCGGCCTCGCCGGCCTCCTCGACCTCGGCTACGTCGCCTTCCTCGGCGTCGGCGCCTACGCCGCCGCCCTCGTCTCCGGCTCCCCCGAATCCGCCTTCGGACTCCACTTCCCCTTCTGGGCAGCCCTCCTCACCGGCGCCGCCGCCTCCCTCGTCTTCGGCGTCCTCATCGGCGCCCCGACACTGCGGCTCCGCGGCGACTACCTCGCCATCGTCACCCTCGGCTTCGGTGAGATCTTCCGCATCGCCATGCTCAACCTCAACGGCACCACCGGCCCCGACATCACCAACGGCGCCATGGGCATCCCCAACATCCCCAACCTCGAAATATTCGGGTTCAACTTCGGCGAACCCCACACCATCCTCGGCATCCCCATCGCCACCTACGGCAACTACTACCTGCTGATGATCCTCGTCACGGCCTTCGTCGTCCTCGTCTTCCGACGCGCCGCCGCCTCCCGCATCGGCCGCGCCTGGATCGCCATCCGCGAAGACGAAACCGCCGCCATCGCCATGGGCATCAACAGCTTCCGGCTCCGCCTGCTCGCCTTCGCCCTCGGCGCCGCGCTCGCCGGACTCGCCGGCACCGTCCACGCCCACGTCGTCACCACCACCACACCCGAACAGTTCCAGTTCGCCGGGCCCCAACCCCCCAACTCCGCCTTCCTCCTCGCCGCCGTCATCCTCGGCGGCATGGGAACCCTCAGCGGCCCCCTCGTCGGCGCCGCCCTCCTCTTCCTCATCCCGGCCAAACTCGACTTCATCCAGGACTACCAACTCCTGCTCTTCGGCATCGCCCTCGTCCTCCTCATGCGCTACCGCCCCGAGGGCCTCATCCCCGACCGCCGAAAGCAGCTCGAATTCCGCGAAACCGGCCAACTCGACGTGCCCGACCAGCGCCTCCCCGACGCAGACGCCACCCTCGGCGCCACCCAGGCAAAGGCGTGA
- a CDS encoding lysine N(6)-hydroxylase/L-ornithine N(5)-oxygenase family protein, with protein MTSTPHPEGAPTPHTTNPDQPLDLAGIGIGPFNLSLAALAHPLTGLRTAFYDQRPAFHWHPGLLIDGATLQVPFLADLVTLIDPASPWTFLNYLKTRERLFPFYFAERFHIHRAEYDAYCRWVSEQLPTLHFGHQIDAIRWNPERELFEIDFTQLDTDGEAEALGRTHARNLVLGIGTTPHIPVPLRPLADAPAVPVIHSADYLDHRERLLAADHLTVIGAGQSGAEIFLDQLRDRPTGREGLHWLARTPAFAPMEYSKLGLEHFTPDYTRYFHALPERVRDDLVPGQWQLHKAIDHDTLATIHDELYRRTLAGGWPDATLTPGVFVRTAGRVGTTKVELHLDHLQQGTRSRLTTDAVVLATGYRERRMDTLLAALDPYVRRDSGARPRIDAHHRLVLDPAITGSVYVQNAETHTHGVGAPDLGLAAWRSATILNSLTGTTPYPLPTRTAFTTFGLPQPATRTGTVPRQGSTLVPRR; from the coding sequence ATGACCAGCACCCCCCACCCCGAAGGCGCCCCCACCCCCCACACCACGAACCCCGACCAACCCCTCGACCTCGCCGGCATCGGCATCGGCCCCTTCAACCTCTCCCTCGCCGCCCTCGCCCACCCCCTCACCGGCCTCCGCACCGCCTTCTACGACCAACGCCCCGCCTTCCACTGGCACCCCGGCCTCCTCATCGACGGCGCCACCCTCCAAGTCCCCTTCCTCGCCGACCTCGTCACCCTCATCGACCCCGCCAGCCCCTGGACCTTCCTCAACTACCTCAAAACCCGCGAACGCCTCTTCCCCTTCTACTTCGCCGAACGCTTCCACATCCACCGCGCCGAATACGACGCCTACTGCCGCTGGGTCAGCGAACAACTCCCCACCCTCCACTTCGGCCACCAAATCGACGCCATCCGCTGGAACCCCGAACGCGAACTCTTCGAAATCGACTTCACCCAACTCGACACCGACGGCGAAGCCGAAGCCCTCGGCCGCACCCACGCCCGCAACCTCGTCCTCGGCATCGGCACCACCCCCCACATCCCCGTCCCCCTCCGCCCCCTCGCCGACGCCCCCGCCGTCCCCGTCATCCACTCCGCCGACTACCTCGACCACCGCGAACGCCTGCTCGCCGCCGACCACCTCACCGTCATCGGCGCAGGACAATCCGGCGCCGAAATCTTCCTCGACCAGCTCCGCGACCGCCCCACCGGCCGCGAAGGACTCCACTGGCTCGCCCGCACCCCCGCCTTCGCCCCCATGGAATACAGCAAACTCGGCCTCGAACACTTCACCCCCGACTACACCCGCTACTTCCACGCCCTCCCCGAACGCGTCCGCGACGACCTCGTCCCCGGCCAATGGCAACTCCACAAAGCCATCGACCACGACACCCTCGCCACCATCCACGACGAGCTCTACCGCCGCACCCTCGCCGGCGGCTGGCCCGACGCCACCCTCACCCCCGGCGTCTTCGTCCGCACCGCCGGCCGCGTCGGCACCACCAAGGTCGAACTCCACCTCGACCACCTCCAGCAAGGCACCCGCTCCCGCCTCACCACCGACGCCGTCGTCCTCGCCACCGGCTACCGCGAACGCCGCATGGACACCCTCCTCGCCGCCCTCGACCCTTACGTACGCCGCGACTCCGGCGCCCGCCCCCGCATCGACGCCCACCACCGCCTCGTCCTCGACCCCGCCATCACCGGCTCCGTCTACGTCCAGAACGCCGAAACCCACACCCACGGCGTAGGCGCCCCCGACCTCGGCCTCGCCGCCTGGCGCAGCGCCACCATCCTCAACTCCCTCACCGGCACCACCCCCTACCCCCTCCCCACCCGCACCGCCTTCACCACCTTCGGCCTCCCCCAGCCCGCCACCCGCACCGGCACCGTCCCCCGCCAGGGCTCCACCCTCGTCCCCCGCCGCTGA